Proteins from one Mycteria americana isolate JAX WOST 10 ecotype Jacksonville Zoo and Gardens chromosome 1, USCA_MyAme_1.0, whole genome shotgun sequence genomic window:
- the LOC142413114 gene encoding alpha-2-macroglobulin-like: MGKDGLLIKPNIFLLLLFFLPGDTSSATEPQYMVLLPFLIHTDSPEKVCVQLTHLNESVMLSATLEYQGENRSLIDDVVSEKDVFTCIPFSLPKSNSQSPVTFVTVTVNGATLQFRSRKSVLVKNSESLVFVQTDKPIYKPGQTVLFRIVSVDKDFRPLDEVFPLVYIEDPKKNRLYQWAKAELKGGLIQLFFNLTSEPMQGTYTVVAQKASGKTIQHPFSVEEYVLPKFEVTVKMPKVITILDEKLKVTVCGLYTFGKPVPGLVSFRVCRNFEHAATACYGEEAKAVCDEFSGQTDNYGCISEMVKTKLFQLKRSGYENKLHVEAKIKEEETGVELTGTSFSEITTTISKITFEHSDSHYKPGIPFFGQVKLVDGSGAPIANETVRISFQGGQETNYTTNEEGRAWFALNTSTLYFDSVGIRATHKVHPYCYDRSWVVPYYETGYLQLKRFYSPSSSFLKIEPMSEMLSCGSSAEVRVHYILTPEAIGEQKKIIFYYLVMAKGIVKQAGTHILDLDQGSANGVFLLQLPVQADIAPVAQVLVYTTAPSREVIADSTRFNVEKCFSNKVDLRFSPSEGLPSSDAHLLFRASPNSLCAVRAVDKSVLLMKPEADLSPSSVYSLLPVKELHDYHHGSDVLLEEPLENCIPLKKIVLNGITYSPVVETDEEDAYSILKEMGLKVFTNTKVRKPWYCSTESYTPAGLHLASNSVMSGAPMHAMRMTVVDIFSIPSHSGLHATLSTPEELTETVRKYFPETWIWSLVSISSEGNADLDVTIPDTITEWKANAFCTSADTGFGLSPTVSLRAFQPFFVELTLPYSVVRGEAFTLKATVFNYLTACIRVSVTLAQSAHFLATPVEKEEESHCLCENGRKTVAWLVTPKSLGQVEFSVSTEALQNQQPCGNAIVETPEKGRKDTVIRQLLVEPEGIEKETAQNSVLCVKGVPVKEKFSLLLPSNVVQDSGRAYFSVLGDIMGTAMQNLHQLLQMPFGCGEQNMVLFAPNIYVLDYLNKTGQLSEEVKSKAIGYLVSGYQRQLNYKHPDGSYSTFGPRYGQPGNTWLTAFVLKSFAQARPHIFIDEKHIQDALVWLSYKQKENGCFRSSGTLLNNAMKGGVDNEVSLTAYITIALLEIPLPVTHSVVRNALFCLETASDEKENHVYTKALMAYAFALAGKTEKRKALLGSLEKEAVKKDGSVHWQRPGKEPEVDLPYYRYRAPSAEVEMTAYVLLAYLTTQPAPSQEELSFASLIAKWISGQQNPNGGFSSTQDTVVALQALSLYGAVTYAKSGAASKVTLRSGGDFQQDFQVDPTNRLLLQRVPLPQVPGEYSTEVSGEGCVYLQTSLRYNVQPTQQDAPFMLHVYTIPETCEDSKAHKVFDIGINVSYTGERNGSNMVIVDVKMLSGFIPVKSSVRKLSNSWFHQIQRTEVSTNHVLVYIEQLGSETLSFSFAVERDVPVQGLKPAQVKVYDYYETDEFATQEYSAPCTTAKAEQGNA; encoded by the exons ATGGGGAAGGACGGGCTGCTCATCAAACCAaacatcttcctccttctcctcttcttccttcctggaGACACCTCGTCTGCCACAGAGCC GCAGTATATGGTGCTACTGCCCTTTCTGATACACACCGATTCTCCTGAGAAAGTCTGTGTTCAACTGACCCACCTGAATGAGTCTGTGATGCTGAGTGCCACACTCGAGTATCAAGGGGAAAACAGGAGCTTGATTGATGACGTGGTGTCAGAGAAGGACGTGTTCACCTGCATCCCTTTCTCT CTTCCAAAATCAAATAGCCAGTCACCAGTCACGTTTGTCACTGTGACAgtgaatggggcaacactgcagTTCAGGAGCCGCAAGTCGGTGCTGGTCAAGAATTCTGAGAGCTTGGTCTTCGTCCAGACAGACAAACCCATCTACAAGCCCGGACAGACAG TCCTGTTCAGAATTGTTTCTGTGGATAAAGACTTCCGTCCCTTGGACGAGGTG tTTCCACTGGTCTATATTGAG GACCCAAAGAAAAACCGTCTGTACCAGTGGGCAAAGGCAGAGTTAAAGGGGGGGTTAATCCAGCTGTTCTTCAACCTCACCTCTGAACCTATGCAAGGGACCTACACAGTCGTGGCACAGAAGGCCTCTGGGAAGACAATTCAGCATCCTTTCTCTGTGGAGGAGTATG TTCTGCCAAAATTCGAAGTAACAGTGAAAATGCCCAAGGTGATCACCATTCTTGATGAGAAGCTGAAGGTGACAGTTTGTGGTCT ATACACATTTGGGAAGCCTGTTCCTGGCCTCGTGAGCTTCCGTGTCTGCCGGAATTTTGAACACGCAGCCACCGCCTGCTATGGTGAAGAGGCTAAGGCAGTGTGCGACGAGTTCTCTGGACAG ACAGACAACTATGGCTGCATTTCTGAAATGGTAAAGACCAAGTTATTCCAGCTCAAGAGAAGTGGATATGAGAATAAGCTCCATGTGGAGGCTAAAATTAAAGAGGAGGAGACAG GAGTGGAGTTGACTGGAACAAGCTTCTCTGAGATCACAACCACCATTAGCAAAATCACCTTTGAGCATTCAGACTCCCACTACAAACCCGGAATCCCCTTCTTTGGGCAG GTGAAACTAGTGGATGGGTCTGGTGCTCCAATCGCCAATGAAACTGTGAGGATTTCTTTTCAAGGAGGCCAGGAAACCAACTACACAACAAATGAAGAGGGCAGGGCATGGTTTGCCCTGAACACTTCCACGTTGTACTTCGATTCTGTTGGAATTAGG gcaACTCATAAAGTACACCCCTACTGCTATGACCGTTCCTGGGTTGTTCCATATTATGAAACAGGCTATCTCCAACTAAAGCGCTTCTACTCTCCTAGTAGTAGCTTCCTCAAAATTGAGCCCATGTCTGAGATGCTGAGCTGCGGCTCCTCCGCAGAGGTCCGGGTGCACTATATCCTTACTCCAGAGGCCAtaggagagcagaagaaaatcatCTTTTACTACCTG GTGATGGCCAAGGGAATCGTTAAGCAAGCAGGCACCCACATTCTGGATTTGGACCAGGGAAGTG CCAATGGGGTCTTCTTGCTACAGCTGCCTGTACAAGCTGATATTGCTCCAGTGGCCCAAGTGCTTGTTTATACCACTGCTCCCAGCAGGGAGGTGATTGCTGATTCAACCAGGTTCAATGTAGAAAAGTGTTTCAGCAATAAG GTGGACTTGCGCTTCTCTCCTTCTGAAGGCCTGCCTTCTTCTGATGCTCACTTGCTGTTCAGAGCCTCCCCGAACTCCCTCTGCGCTGTCCGTGCTGTGGACAAGAGCGTTCTCCTCATGAAGCCAGAAGCTGACCTGTCACCCAGCTCT GTGTATAGCTTGCTGCCAGTAAAGGAATTGCATGACTATCACCATGGTTCAGACGTGCTCTTGGAGGAGCCCCTGGAGAATTGCATCCCCTTGAAGAAGATAGTTCTGAATGGGATCACCTATTCTCCAGTAGTGGAGACGGATGAAGAGGACGCTTACAGCATCCTAAAG GAAATGGGTTTAAAGGTTTTCACAAATACCAAGGTGAGGAAACCTTGGTATTGCAGCACTGAGAGTTACACGCCTGCAGGACTCCACCTTGCTTCAAATTCAGTCATGTCTGGAGCACCTATGCATGCAATGAGGATGACCG TAGTTGATATCTTTTCCATCCCGTCACATTCAGGCCTTCATGCCACGTTAAGCACTCCTGAAGAACTGACAGAGACAGTCCGAAAGTATTTCCCAGAAACTTGGATTTGGAGTTTAGTATCTATAAG CTCTGAGGGAAATGCTGATCTAGATGTGACCATCCCTGACACCATCACTGAGTGGAAAGCCAATGCATTCTGCACTTCGGCAGACACGGGCTTTGGCCTGTCCCCAACAGTGTCCCTCAgagccttccagcccttctttgTAGAGCTCACCCTGCCCTACTCAGTAGTGCGTGGTGAGGCCTTCACACTGAAAGCCACCGTTTTCAACTACCTGACCGCCTGCATCAGG GTCAGTGTGACTCTTGCTCAGTCTGCTCATTTCCTGGCTACTCctgtggaaaaggaggaagaatctCATTGTCTCTGCGAGAACGGGAGGAAAACTGTGGCTTGGCTGGTGACTCCCAAATCTCTAG GGCAGGTGGAGTTCTCAGTGAGCACTGAGGCCCTGCAGAACCAGCAGCCCTGCGGGAATGCCATCGTGGAGACCCCTGAGAAAGGGCGGAAGGACACGGTCATCAGACAGCTGCTGGTGGAG CCTGAAGGAATTGAGAAGGAAACAGCCCAGAACTCTGTGCTCTGTGTAAAAG GAGTGCCTGTGAAAGAGAAGTTTTCCCTGCTGCTACCCTCAAATGTGGTACAAGACTCAGGCAGAGCATATTTCTCAGTGCTGG GCGACATCATGGGCACTGCAATGCAGAAcctgcaccagctcctccagatgccaTTCGGCTGTGGGGAGCAGAACATGGTCCTGTTTGCACCCAACATCTACGTCCTGGACTATCTGAACAAGACAGGGCAGCTGAGTGAGGAGGTCAAATCCAAGGCCATTGGATACTTAGTGAGCG GTTATCAGAGGCAGCTGAACTACAAGCACCCAGATGGCTCTTACAGTACCTTTGGACCACGTTATGGCCAACCAGGGAACACCTG GCTCACAGCCTTTGTCCTCAAGTCCTTTGCCCAGGCCCGGCCTCACATCTTCATAGATGAGAAGCACATCCAGGATGCTTTGGTCTGGCTATCCTACAAACAGAAGGAGAATGGGTGTTTCCGCAGTTCTGGGACACTCCTGAACAATGCTATGAAG GGTGGAGTTGACAACGAGGTCTCGCTGACGGCTTACATCACTATCGCATTGCTGGAGATTCCTCTGCCTGTAACT CACTCGGTGGTGCGTAACGCTCTGTTCTGCCTGGAAACAGCATcagatgagaaagaaaaccacGTGTACACCAAGGCACTGATGGCGTACGCCTTCGCCCTGGCAGGGAAGACAGAGAAGCGGAAGGCATTGCTTGGCTCGCTTGAAAAGGAAGCTGTGAAGAAGG ATGGGTCTGTTCATTGGCAGCGGCCTGGGAAAGAGCCAGAGGTTGATCTCCCGTACTATCGCTACCGAGCTCCCTCTGCTGAAGTGGAGATGACGGCCTACGTGCTCCTTGCTTACCTCACCACGCAGCCAGCACCTTCCCAGGAGGAGCTGTCATTCGCATCTCTTATTGCAAAGTGGATCAGTGGTCAGCAGAATCCCAATGGAGGCTTCTCCTCCACCCAG GACACAGTGGTGGCTCTCCAAGCCCTGTCCCTGTACGGAGCTGTCACCTATGCCAAGAGCGGAGCAGCTTCCAAAGTGACCCTGCGGTCTGGAGGGGACTTCCAGCAAGACTTCCAAGTGGATCCCACGAACCGGCTGCTGCTCCAGCGCGTGCCCCTGCCCCAGGTGCCAGGGGAGTACAGCACGGAGGTGTCTGGTGAAGGATGCGTCTACCTGCAG ACAAGCCTGAGGTACAACGTGCAGCCCACACAGCAGGATGCACCCTTCATGCTCCATGTGTACACGATCCCAGAGACATGCGAGGACTCCAAGGCTCACAAGGTCTTTGACATAGGCATAAATGTCAG TTACACTGGGGAGCGCAATGGCTCCAACATGGTGATTGTTGATGTGAAGATGCTGTCGGGATTCATCCCCGTGAAGTCCTCTGTGAGAAAG CTCTCAAACAGCTGGTTTCACCAGATCCAACGGACAGAAGTGAGCACAAACCATGTTCTGGTGTACATAGAGCAG ctgggcagcGAGACCCTCAGCTTCTCCTTCGCGGTGGAGCGGGACGTCCCCGTGCAGGGCCTGAAGCCAGCTCAGGTGAAGGTCTATGACTACTACGAGACAG atgaGTTTGCCACACAGGAGTACAGCGCTCCCTGCACCACAG CCAAGGCTGAACAGGGAAATGCCTGA